A stretch of Lathyrus oleraceus cultivar Zhongwan6 chromosome 6, CAAS_Psat_ZW6_1.0, whole genome shotgun sequence DNA encodes these proteins:
- the LOC127096022 gene encoding uncharacterized protein LOC127096022, which translates to MDLLEKENRELREEVTTLRDMIYEIVSMPVLVAPISVPQHYIPIGFPWDMPPNFVPEGNQPEIPLAQPVMLVPSPVVNVVAYVEEPVFHVDKSETVGVSLRMDEFQVQFKAMHKEIQDLRGKGMFGKNAHDLCLVPHMKISHKLRVLDFEKYKGNFCPMIHLVMYACKISTHIDNHQFLIHYFQDSLSGATLKCYMGLDSTQIQKFNDLGEAFVFQYKYNVDMAPDRDQLHAMSYKEKETFKEYTQRWHEILAQVSPLLEVKRNEKVVFEDV; encoded by the coding sequence ATGGACCTCCTAGAGAAAGAGAATCGTGAACTCCGTGAAGAGGTGACAACTTTGAGGGACATGATTTATGAGATTGTCTCTATGCCCGTCTTAGTGGCTCCCATCAGTGTTCCACAACACTACATACCTATTGGCTTCCCTTGGGACATGCCtcccaactttgtgcctgagggGAACCAACCTGAAATTCCACTGGCTCAACCTGTGATGTTAGTACCATCTCCTGTGGTTAATGTTGTTGCTTATGTCGAAGAACCTGTTTTTCATGTTGACAAAAGCGAGACCGTTGGTGTTTCTTTAAGAATGGATGAGTTCCAAGTTCAATTTAAGGCTATGCATAAAGAGATTCAAGATTTAAGGGGGAAAGGTATGTTCGggaagaatgctcatgatttATGTTTGGTTCCTCATATGAAGATTTCGCACAAGCTCAGAGTTCTggattttgaaaagtacaaaggcAATTTCTGTCCTATGATTCATCTGGTGATGTACGCTTGTAAGATATCGACTCATATTGACAATCATCAATTtttgatccactactttcaagacagtttgtctgggGCTACTCTGAAATGCTATATGGGGCTAGACAGTACTCAGATCCAAAAgttcaatgacctaggtgaggcttttgttTTCCAGTACAAATATAATGTCGACATGGCACCAGACAGGGATCAACTTCATGCTATGTCTTACAAGGAaaaggaaaccttcaaggaatacaCGCAGAGGTGGCACGAGATTCTTGCACAGGTTAGTCCTCTGTTGGAGgtaaaaagaaatgaaaaagtTGTTTTTGAAGACGTTTAG